One Aegilops tauschii subsp. strangulata cultivar AL8/78 chromosome 7, Aet v6.0, whole genome shotgun sequence genomic window carries:
- the LOC141027134 gene encoding uncharacterized protein has translation MCNLLLAKPEGQQAKAVATMERRSGMSASLVLGLLLVTTVACHAARDIPATEPESYRPQNVFGFGGFYPGPSVNWVFPGPNGVTPQVGFGGMPGSSSFPGTGGSSGSSGVVGIHGAANP, from the coding sequence ATGTGCAACTTGCTCTTGGCCAAACCAGAAGGTCAGCAAGCAAAAGCAGTAGCAACAATGGAGAGGCGTAGCGGCATGAGCGCGAGCCTTGTTCTTGGCCTCCTGCTCGTCACCACCGTTGCTTGCCATGCTGCGAGGGACATCCCAGCAACTGAGCCCGAGTCCTACCGTCCCCAGAACGTCTTTGGGTTTGGTGGCTTCTACCCTGGCCCGTCGGTCAACTGGGTGTTTCCGGGGCCAAACGGCGTCACACCACAGGTAGGGTTCGGCGGGATGCCGGGCTCTAGCTCCTTCCCTGGCACTGGTGGCTCGTCCGGCAGCAGTGGCGTGGTCGGCATTCATGGTGCTGCCAATCCCTGA